One Anaerohalosphaeraceae bacterium genomic window, CGGCCAGGGCGACGCCGTAAATGTGAATGGGGAAGGCCGGGTCGGCTACGACAGCCGTATCACCCGGGCCGAGCATCGCCAGACACATATGGCTGAAGCCCTCTTTGGAGCCGATGCATGCGAGGACCTCGGTTTCCGGGTCGAGGGAGACGTTCCATTTCCGTTCGTATTTGAGGGCCATCTCGCGGCGGAGATTGAAAATGCCCTTGGAGGCGCTGTAACGGTGGTTGCGCGGGTCGCGGGCGGCCTCGCAGAGTTTGTCGATAACCAGATCCGGCGCCCCGTCCATCGGGTTGCCCATTCCGAGGTCGATGATGTCGATGTCCTGTCGGCGTTTTTCGAGCTTGAGGGCGTTCAGGCGTCCAAACAGATACGGCGGCAGCCGTTTGATTCTCGAAGACGGTTCAATCACAAATTCGCTCATGGCTGATATCCATCATTAAGAAGATTCTTTTTATTCCGATGACTCCAGTTTAACCGATTCCTCGGCCCTTGTAAACCATCGGCATACCAGAAGAGAAAGGTTTGATTTTTCGGTTTGCCGGTGCAGAAAATCTGTATAGAATGTCCGAAACTTACAGGTCTTGTCGGATTGGTATTGAATACAGGAAAGGCAGGGCTGTGCTGTGAAGCGGACGGTTTTGTATGATTGCCATCTGGAATGCGGGGGGCGTCTGGTGGACTTTGCCGGCTGGCATATGCCGGTACAGTACCAGAAGGGGATCCTGCAGGAACATTTGGAGACGCGGCGCTCGGCCGGTTTGTTTGATGTCTCTCATATGGGGCGTTTTGAAATCATGGGCCGACGAGCGCTGGAGCTTTTGCGATGGGTTCTGACCAACGATGCGGCGGCTTTGCCGGTCGGTCGGGCTCATTATACCCTGCTGGCGGATGAGACAGGCGGGGCGATTGATGATGCCTATCTGTATCGTTTTTTGCCGGAACAGTGGATTCTGGTTGTCAATGCGGCTAATACCTATAAGGACTGGGAATATTTGCGGCGAAAGGCCGGGGAAATGGGCGGGGGGATTCAGATGAAAAATATCAGTGAGGAGCTGGCTATGATGGCCCTTCAGGGTCCCCAATCTGAATCCCTTCTTTGGGGGATGATAGAAGGGGGGCAGCTGCCGGAGCCGAAGCGAAATGCCTTGGGGGCGGTTCGAATTGCGGGTTGCGAAGTGCTTGTGGGAAGGACGGGTTATACAGGGGAACCGGTCTGTTTTGAATTGTTTGTTCCTGCGAAAGCGGCGGAGAGGCTCTGGTGTCTGTTTTTAGAGAGGGGAGCTTGTCCGGTGGGATTAGGGGCACGGGATACGCTTCGGCTGGAGGCGTCTTTGCCGCTGTATGGTCATGAATACGGCCGGGATGTGACGGGGCGGGAGATTCCGATTCTGGCTTGTCCGGCGGCGAAGGTCGGGGTGAACTTAAAAGACCCGGAACGTCGCTTTATCGGTCGGGATGCCCTCGAGGAGCAAAGCCGCACTTTGAAAAAAGGAATTTGTGCGTTTCGTGTTCTCGGCAAGGGGGTTGTACGGGCCGGTGCAGTGGTTTTTCAGGGACTGCGGGAAATCGGGCGGGTCACGAGCGGCACGGTGGTGCCGTACTGGGTGCCGCGTGCGGTGTCCTGCCCGCATCACTGCGGTCATGGAGCGGGATGGGAAGCCCATTTTTCCGGTCAAACGGCACAGCGTGCCATCGGTCTGGCGATGCTCGAAGGGCCGCTGGGGGCGGGGGCTTTGATTGAGATTGACCTGCGGGGGCGTCGGGTCGAGGCGGAGGTTGTAAAAAGAAATCTTGACAATTCCTGCGGGCCGATTACGTTTGCGGTGGTGTAAAGAACGACGATATTTTTGATTTGATATCGGAGGTTTGCAGAATGATTGACCCGGAAGCCAGATACTTAAGGACCCATGAGTGGGCCAAAGACGAAGGCAGGGGAATCTTTGCCGTCGGATTGAGCAGTTACGCCCTCGAACAGCTGGGGGATATTGTTTATTTGGAACTGCCGGAGGAGGGAGATACGGTGGAGCAGGGCGGGACGTTCGGGGTTGTAGAATCCGTCAAGGCGGCTTCCGATTTGTATGCCCCCCTAGGCGGGGAGATTGTCGAGGTCAATCAGGCCGCGGTGGATAATCCGGATATGCTCAAGGAGGATCCCTACGAGGAGGGCTGGCTGATTAAAATTAAGGCCTCCAATCCGTCTGAATTTGAGGACTTAATGGATGCCAAGGAGTACAAGCAGTTTTTGGAGACGGAAGCGGAGTAGCTGCAGTTTTTAACAAATCTTTTTGCCCCTTTTTTTGAGGACAGGATGCCTTACATTTCCCATACGGACCAGCAGCGGGCTCAAATGCTCGCGGAGATTGGACTGAAACCGGAGGATTTGTTTTCCGATATACCGCCGGCGCTGTGGTGCAGGCCGCTGAATCTGCCGGAGGGCTTAAGCGAGCAGGAGGTGCGCAGCCGTCTGGCAGCGATTGCCTCCAAGAATTATATCCATCTGACCTGTTTTCTGGGCGGGGGGTTTTATGACCATTTCATTCCGGCGGCGGTGTATGCCCTGACAAGCCGAAGCGAGTTTTACACGGCCTATACGCCGTATCAGCCGGAGGTCTCGCAGGGGACGCTTCAGGCGATTTATGAGTTTCAGTCCGTCATCTGCCGGCTGACGGAGATGGAGGCGTCGAATGCATCGCTGTACGACGGGGGAACGGCGCTGTATGAGGCGATGATGATGGCGCTGCGGCTGACGCGCCGCAACAAGGTGATTGTGGATGATTCGGTCAATCCGATTTATCGGGTGATGCTGCATTCCTATACGCGAAACCTGAAGATTGAGCTGACGGAAACGGAAAATGCCGGCGGACTGGCCAATCGGGAGGCGATACGCAGGGCCCTCGATGAGCAGACCGCTGCGGTGATTGTGCAGAATCCGAACTTTTTCGGGTGCATCGATGATTTTACGGATTTGGCCGAGGCGGCCCATTCGAAAGGGGCGCTGCTGATTGTCTCGTGTTATCCGATTTCGCTGGGGATTCTGAAGGCCCCCGGGGCGATGGGGGCGGATATTGTGACAGGGGAGGGACAAAGTCTGGGGCTGCCGATGTGCTTCGGGGGGCCGTATCTGGGCTTTATGGCGACGCGGAAGGAGTATGTGCGTCAGATGCCCGGGCGGATTGTGGGGCAAACCGTCGATGCCCAGGGTCGGCGCGGATTTGTGCTGACGCTTCAGGCGAGGGAACAGCATATTCGCCGCGACAAGGCGACGTCCAATATTTGCTCCAATGAGGCGCTCTGTGCCCTGACGGCGCTGGTGTATTTGTGTCTGCTGGGCAAGGAGGGGCTGCGGGAGACGGCGCAGCTGTGTGCGGACAAGGCCAGTTATGCCTATCAGCGGCTGACGGCGATTCCCGGGGTGCGGCCGCATTTTCCGGCGCAGTGGTTTTTTAATGAGATGGTGCTGGATTTGCCCTGCGAGGCGGCGGAGGCGGCTGCCAAACTGATTGAGCGGGGCTATGCGGCGGGTTTTCCCCTGAGCCGCTATTACAAGGGGATGAACAATTCGCTGCTGATTGCCGTGACGGAAAAGCGCACCAAACAGGAAATCGGAATGCTGGCGGAGGAGCTGGAGGCAATTTTATAAACCGCTGCGGCATAAAAAGGAAAGAAAAAGCGATGAAGCTTGTGTTTGAAAAAAGTGCGGCGGGGCGGCGGGGCCTGCGGATTCCGAAATCGGATGTGCCGACGAGCATCCATTTGAAGAAGGAATATCTGCGGGCGCAGCCGGCGGCGCTGCCGGAACTGTCGGAACTGGATGTGGTGCGGCATTTTACGGAACTGTCACGGCGCAATTACGGCGTGGATACGAATTTTTATCCGCTGGGCTCGTGCACGATGAAATACAACCCGAAGGTCTGCGAGCGGATTGCGTCGTATCCGGGCTTTGCGCATCTGCACCCGCTTCTGCCGCAGCTGCGGGGCGGCGGAATGCTCACGCAGGGGGCGCTGGAGGTGCTGTATGAGACGGACCTGATGCTGCGGGAAATCTGCGGGATGGCGGCTTTTACGATGCAGCCGATGGCCGGCGCGCACGGAGAGCTGACGGGAATTATGATGATGGCGGCCTACCACCGCGACCGCGGCAATCACAAGACCACGGTGCTGGTGCCGGACAGTGCCCACGGGACGAATCCGGCCAGTGCGGCGATTGCGGGTTATACAGTCAAGACCGTGCCCAGCGACGAGCACGGCTGTATGTCGCTGTCGGCCCTGAAAGCGATGCTGAACGAAGAGACGGCGGGCATTATGCTCACCTGTCCGAATACGCTGGGGCTGTTTAATCCCCATGTCAAGGAGATTTGCGAGCTGGTGCATTCGGTGGACGGGCTGGCTTATTATGACGGGGCGAATCTGAATGCGATTGTCGGCAAGGTGCGGCCGGGGGATTTGGGCTTTGATATTGTGCATGTGAATCTGCACAAGACCTTTGCCACGCCGCACGGCGGAGGCGGCCCCGGTGCCGGTCCGGTCGGCGTCGCGGAAAAACTGGTTGATTATCTGCCGGTCTCGGTGGTGGTTAAGCGCGAAGACGGAACGTATGCGCTGGAGTACAATCGCCCCAAGTCAATCGGCTATATCGCACCGTTTTACGGCAATTTCGGGGTCATTCTGCGGGCGTATGTGTATCTGCTGATGCTGGGCCGGGAAGGGCTGGAGCGGGTGGCGGAAAATGCCGTGCTGAATGCCAACTATATTCAGGAAAAACTCAAGGCATATTATGACGTGCCGCATCCGGGCATCTGCAAGCACGAGTGTGTTTTGAGTGCAGCCCGGCAGGTCAAAGAAAGCGGCATCCATGCCCTCGATATCGCCAAGGCGCTGATTGATGCGGGCTTTCATCCGCCGACGATGTATTTCCCGACGATTGTGAAAGAATCGCTGATGATTGAGCCGACGGAGTGCGAAAGCAAAGAGACGCTGGATGCGTTTATCGAGGCGATGATTGCGATTGCCCAAAAGGCCCGAACGGAGCCGGAGACCCTCAGGGCCGCTCCGATAACAACGCCGGTCGGACGGCTGGATGAGACCAAGGCGGCCCGGGAGCTGAATATCGCCTGTCTGTAGGAAAAGACCAAAGAAACAACGGGCACAGCAACGGTCTATTTTTTGCCGGTCGGCAGGGGCGGTTTTTCAGAACCGAGCAGGGTAGCCAGCCACTGGGTGTCCGGGCGGCTCTGAAGGATGATTTTGACCAGCATTGTCAGCGGGACTGCCAGCAGCATCCCGAAGGGGCCCAGAATCCACCCCCAGAAAACCAGAGACAGGAACACCACCAGCACGGACAGCCCCAGGTGCTTGCCGAGGGTTCGCGGTTCAATAAAATTGCCGATGACCACATTGATCACCAAATAACCGAGCGCTGTCAGCAGGGCGGTACCGGGGCCGAGCTGAAGGAGGGCCATCAGAACAGCAGGCACCGCGGCCACCAGAGAGCCGATGGTTGGGACAAAATTCAGCAAAAAGGCGATCAGGCCCCATAAGACGGCATAATTGACCTTCATCACAATCAGCCAGATGGTAATCAGCAGGCCGGTCAGGAGACTGATGGCGGTTTTGATGGCCAGGTAGCGTTTGACGTCATCGGCCATTCGGGCAAGGTTTTCAAAGGTCTGGGGCGACTGCTGCATGGCGGCACGGATTTTGTCCGGCAGAATCGAAGCCTCCAGCAGGATAAAAACCGTTGTCAGGAAGATGAGAAAGCCGTTGGTCAGGATGCTGCCCAGCTGAGACAGCAGGTCTTTGAGGATGTTTACGATTTCATCCGGATGGATATAACGCTGGATGGAATTTTGAATGAGTCGGAGGATTTCATTGACTTTTTCTTCGGCTCGTCGGCCGATGGATTCTTCGCCGGTGGCGCTGTCTGGGAAGGTGGGGGCCGAGGGCGAAAACCACTCCGTCCATTCCACGATGGTTTTCTGGAGATTTTTTTCGAATTCCGGCAGGGCGCGGGTAAAGTCGGCGATGGTAGCGGCCAGCAAAGCCCCCAGAAGCAGACCGACAATCAGGATGACGAGGGAGATTATCAGCACGGCAATGCCGGTGGAAATCCGTTTTTTCTGAAGCCAGAAAAGGGCCGGTGTGGCAATGATGGCCAGAAAAACAGCCATCAGAAAGGGCACAATAATGGAGACAGCCGCCCGCAGACCCGCAATGATAATCACAAGGGCTGCCAGGGGGATGAGAATCTGCGAGACGGTGGAAGGGCCGGACGAACCGGCGGGAGTCGGATGCGAAGACGGCTGTGCTGTCATACCCGGGTTTCCTCAGTTGTTCCTGAATGATTGTTTGGAGGTGAAAATAGCCGCCCCCGTCGGGTCTGTCAAGGCCGTTTCGCGCACGCGGCGTCCCTTGACGGGGCGGGCGGGGGTGGTATAATCCCCGTTCCTGAGTCAATTTTTAACGATGTTCGGCGAAATGGAGCGGATTGTGCCGGTTCAGAAAAAAAGCAGAAAGCAGAAAATATCGGAAGGGGCGGATTGCCGCGACTGCAGGGGTCTGTGCTGTCGGTATTTTGCCCTGCCCATTGATACGCCCAAAACCTGGAAGGATTATGATGACATCCGCTGGTATCTGAGTCATCGCGGGGTTTCGGTTTTTGTGGAAAAGGGGGATTGGTACCTTCAGGTAGACAATCGCTGCAAATACCTGGACCGGAATCATCGGTGCCGTCAGTATCCGCTGCGCCCGCGCATCTGCCGAACATACCATACGCGAAACTGTGAAAAAACCAGCAGTGAGTATGGGTATAAACTGCATTTTCTCAATGACGAACAGATGATTGAGTATATGCAGAAGCGTTTCGGGGCTGATGTGCTGGAACGGCTTGAGAAGATAGAAACAGACAAAAAGAAAGCCAAAAAATCTGTTCGGCGAAAGGGGCGCTCGTGAAGATACCGCCGGTCAAAGGGACACGGGATTTTTATCCGCCGCAGATGGCGGTTCGGAATTTTATCGTTGAGGGGTGGAAGGCGGCCTCCCGCCGAAGCGGGTTTGAAGAGTACGACGGCCCGATTTTCGAATATCTTTCGATGTATCAAATCAAAAGCGGCGAGGAAATCGTTGAGCAGCTGTTTTCACTGACGGACCGGGGCGGTCGGCAGTTGGCGATTCGTCCGGAGATGACGCCCACGCTGGCCCGAATGGTCAATCAGCAGATTCATACGCTGCCGCGTCCGATCAAATGGTTTTCCGTGCCGCGGCTTTGCCGGGCGGAGCGACCCCAGAAGGGGCGTCTGCGGGAGTTTTTCCAGTGGAATCTGGATATTGTCGGGGCGGACGATGTGCTGGCGGATGCGGAGGTCATCTTCTGTGCGGTGGATTATCTTCGCTCCACAGGGCTGACGGCGCAGGATATTGTGGTACGGCTCTCAAGCCGGCGGCTGCTGGCGGCTCTGCTGGAGGAAGCGGGGGCGTCGGAAGAGCAGCTGGCGGCCATTTATGGGGTGTTGGATAAGAAAGCCAAGGTGCCGGCGGAGGCGTTTGAAGCGATGCTTCAGGAGGCGGTGCCGTCGGACCAGACACGCGGACGCATTCTTCAGGTCATGAACAGCCGAAGTCTGGATGAACTGGAGCCGAAAACCTCTGAAGGCAAGGACGCAATGGAGGAGCTGCGCCGGCTGTTTTCGCTGCTGGACCTGATGGGAATCGGCGAGTACGTCCAGTTTGATATTGGAGTGGTTCGGGGACTGGCATATTATACCGGCGTGGTGTACGAGATTTATGACCGGGGGGCCTCGCTGCGGGCGATTTGCGGAGGCGGCCGGTATGATAATCTGCTCAAAGATTTCGGAGGACCGGCCGTATCGGCGACGGGAATGGGGATGGGCGATTGTGTTCTCGAGATTCTCCTGCGGGAAAAGGGACTTTTGAAGGACGAGAATCTGCCGACCCGCCGGCTGGATTATTATGTGGTGTTTGCCGGGGAGCAGTGGGCCTCAGAAGCGGTGCGGCTGGCGGCGCAGATTCGTCTGGCGGGCTGGGCCTGTGATTTCAGTTATAAAGGCGGGAATCTGGGCAAGCAGCTCAAGCAGGCCGACCAGTCCGGTGCCGAACGGGCGGTGATTTTGGGTCAGGAGTACACCGCCGGAAAGTTGGTAGTCAAAGAAATGAAAAGCGGCCGACAGGAAGAGGTCAGCACAGACGAGTTTCTCGCTTCCCTGAAGCGGATGTAATCCGCTCTCTTTTTACCATTTTTTGAAGACGAAAAACACCGCCCCGATAATCAGGGCAAAACCGACGAGGTAATTCCACTTGAGGGGTTCTTTAAGATAGAGGATGGAAAAGGCGCAAAAAACCAGCAGGGTAATCACTTCCTGAATGGTTTTTAACTGGGCGGCGGTGAAGATGCCGTGTCCGATACGATTGGCCGGCACCTGGAAGCAGTATTCAAGGAAGGCAATCAGCCAGCTGCACAAAATCACAATCAATATCGGTTTGTCTTTGAATTTCAGATGCCCGTACCAGGCGAAGGTCATAAAAATATTCGAAATCGTCAGAAGGAGTATCGTTTTCATTTCGTTTCCCTTTGTTGAATCCGTTTTTTTGATTGAGGTGGTGAATTATACAGAGAAAAGAGGTCCGATTGTCAATTGTATTTTGCCGGAAGATGAGGTATGTTTTTGTCGGATGATGGAAATCGGAAGGAGGTCCGGGAGCGAATGGAATCTCCGAATGTCTATGAAGCGGCATTTGAAGCCTGGCTGGCGGAGCGGAAAATTTCATATCGGTCCATACCGCAGGGACGTCGGAGAGAACCGGAGAGGCCGAAAAAACGGTTTGATTATCTGCTTTGTCCCGAAAGTTCCGTGCCGATTCTTGCGGAAGTGAAGGGGCGGACATTTGAAGGGCAGTCGCTGGTCGGACGGCGCGGACTGGACGGCTGGACGACACGGCTGGATTTGCAGGGGTTGCAGCAGTGGGAGGATATGTTTGTCCGGTATTATCCGGGCTGCCGGGCGGTTTTTGTATTTGTTTTTTGTTTGAAACAGCCGGATGTGGACGCGGACGGCCTGGAGGTTTTTGTGCACAACGGGAGACGTTTTGTCTTTTTGGCTGTTGAGGCAGGCGTTTATCGTGCCTGTGCAATCCAGCGCAGTCCAAAATGGAGGACGGTTACCTTAAAAGCGGAGGATTTTCGAAGGTGTACCGTCCCGCTTGAAGTGTATTTGGAGACAATTTGGAATGAATCAGGTGATTAAATCACATGCAGAGTATATTTTGTCCGGCGGAATGCTGAATCGTCAGCAGGCCTATGAGTTAGCCCAGGCGGGACAAACGGATTTTGAAGACCTCCTGTATTGGGCGGACCGGATTCGGCGGCATTTTTTCGGAGAAACGGTGCATCTTTGTTCCATTGTGCCGGGGCGGCTGGGCGGATGCAGTCAGGATTGTGCGTTTTGTGCGCAATCCGTTCATTATGATACAGCGGTGGACAAAAAGCCGCGTCTGCTGACGGAGGAAGAGATTGTCTCGGCGGCGGCCCAGGCCAAGGCCGGCCGGGTCAATCATTTCGGAATCGTAACCAGCGGCCGTTCGGTTCCGGCAGAGGAATTGGAGCGGCTGGAGAGGATTATCCGCCGACTCCGTCAGGAGTTCGGGATTCGGGTCTGTGCGGCGCTGGGAATCCTCGATGAAGAGGCAATGAGGCGGCTGGCTGCGGCGGGCGTGGAGCGATACAACCATAATTTGGAGACGTCCGAGAGGCATTTTCCGAATATTGTAAAGACTCATCGATACGAGGAGCGGGTTGCGACGATTCGGGCCGCTCTGAAGGCGGGGCTGAAGGTCTGTGCGGGCGGCATTTTCGGCATTGGAGAGACACTCGAAGACCGGATTGATATGGCGATGGAACTGCGGGCTCTGGGGGTGGATATGGTGCCGCTGAACTTTCTGCATCCAATCCCTGGGACACCGCTGGGGACGATGCCGCCCCTGGCTCCTCGGGAGATTCTTCAGATTGTTGCCCTATATCGGTTTCTTCTCCCGCAGACGCATTTAAAGGTGGCGGGGGGACGTGTGAAGAACCTGCGGGATTTGCAAAGCTGGATATTCCGGGCAGGCTGTACGAGCATCATCAGCGGCAATTACCTGACCACGGCGGGCCGGGCGGTCGAAGAAGACAAACAAATGATTATCGATTTGGGACTGCGGCCGTCTGCGTGCTGCTGAAAAAGCCGTTTTTTAGTGCAGGACGGAGCAGCAGTCCTGAATCAATTTGACGGCCTGGTCCACATCCGTCGGGTTGGTGAGGACGGCGTCGAATCCTTTTTTCTTGAGGGCGGCGGTTTCGTTTTCGTTCAGCCCGGAAGCGACGGCGATGATTTTGGTGTACTGCAGGTCCTGATGCTGGCGGACGTAGGTGCAGAGCTGCTGGGGGTTGACGGCGTTGGACATCAGGTTTACCAGGATGATCTGAGGTTTGAATTTTTCTGCTAAAAGACCTGCGTCAAAACTGTTGTGCGCACAAATTGCCTCAAAACTGCCTTTCATTTGAAGTGTCTCGGCAAATTGGCGGCTTTTTTCCGGACAGGAGTCGATAATCAAGACCTTCATTTGCCCCTTTTCGAGGGCGTCCGTCGGCATATTATGGGCTTTCATAAAGCGGATAAGCTCGCTGGTCGGGATACGGCGGTCACGGGAACCGGGGATACGATATCCTTTCAATTGTCCGGAATCAAACCATTTGGTGACGGTGCGAGGGGCCACGTTGCACAGTTTGGCTACCTCTCCTGTGGTCAGAACATCTTTTTTCTTCATCGTTCAAATCCTGCAAGAGTCGGCTTTCTGCCGCAAATAGTTTGATGTAGTGGCTGGACAGCGGTTATCCAGCCGTGATTTACATCGGATTAAGGTTTTCCTCGTTTAACGGCCTTCTTCAAAAAATGAAGATTTTTTCGTTTTTTCGCCTGTTTGAAGGGCTCATCTGAAAGGCAGGTCCGATAAAAATCCAGATATACCCGAGATGTTTTGTTCTGTTGTTTTTTGAAGGAAACTTTTGAGTATTGTCAAGAAATTGTTCGTATAGGGGTATAAAGAAGCAGGGACGTTTTGAGAATCCCTTTTAATCGAAAGGTTTCGGCTTGACCGATAAGAAAAGTAAGGATATGATTCAGCCAGCTATAAGTTCTTATTAAAATGAAGCGGATGGGAAGTAAGCCCTGATAAAAGATGGGCGAAGTCGAAAACGGCAACTTGGCAGATGGTTGGCAGAGCTTCATGAACATCGTTTTCTGTCGGCGGGGCGAAAGGCGTTGGATATTTCAAGGGACGCCAAGTCCAAAATCCGTCAGAGGCGGTGAATGGGACGAATTTGGAATTTGTGGATAATCAAACATCAGTGAGAGGGCAGGCAGGAGGCCGGCCGACAATGACAGACAAGACAAAAAGATTCATCGCTCTTCAATCAGCCCCCGGAGATTCCCCGGGCGGAGAAAGCGAGATGGTCTGACGGTCTTTTTGCACACGTAAGTCCACAAGTTTCCTGATTTTGTGCCTTTCTGAGGTTCCCCCCTTCTAAGGTGCCGGTCGTGGTGTGCGCCCAATGAACGATAAACGGTAGCCTTGAAAGGTGCAAACTATGGAAGTGTTGATGGCCATTAACACAGCGTCTTGGATTGTGGGCATTTTACTGGGGGGAGGGATAGGTCTTGCGGTTTCCATTCTTGTTGGTTTTACCATATCCAAAATCCGTCTTAAAGAAGCAGAAAAAGACATTCAGGGTCGTCTTGAAACAGCCCGCCGGGAAGCCGAGACGATTCTGAAGGAAGCCCGTCTGGATGCTGCCAGTGAGTTTATCCGAAAGCGGGAAGAGTTTACCAATGAAGTGGCGGCCAAAGAGGCCCAAATCCAGAAGCAGGAACTTCAGCTGGAAAAGATGAAGGATGCTCTGGAGCGGCAGCAGGAACAGATTGAGCAGCGGGACAGGCAGTTAAAGAACCTTGAAAAAGACCTTCAGCGAAAGATTGAAAGTGTAGACAATAAAAACCGGGAATTGTCCGCTTTGCTTGTCCAGCAGAAAAATCAGCTGCTGAAGATTTCCGGAATGACGGTGGAAGAGGCCAAGAATCTGCTGCTGCAGGAGCTCGAGGAGGAATGTGAGAAGGAGATGAGCGAGCTGATCAGCCGCAAGGTCGCCCAGGCGGAGGAACAGGCGGAGGAAAAGGCCAAAGAGATTATTAACCTGGCCATCCAGCGATATGCCGCCGAGCAGACCTGCGAGGTGAGTGTTTCAATGGTGGATATCCCGAATGATGAAATGAAAGGCCGGATTATCGGACGTGAAGGACGGAATATTCGAGCGTTCGAGAAGGCCACCGGGGTGGATGTGATTGTGGACGACACCCCGGGGGTGATTGTGGTCAGCGGGTTTAATCCGATTCGCCGCGAGGTGGCCCGGCTGAGTATGGAGCGGCTGATTCAGGACGGGCGGATTCATCCAACGCGGATTGAAGAGATTGTGGCTCAGACGAAAAAGGATGTGCATCAGCGGGTCATCCAGCTGGGCAAGGAGGCGGCGGAAGAGGTCGATGTCCGCGGGCTGAACAACAAGATTATCGGGATGCTCGGGGCCCTGCACTACCGCACCAGTTACGGGCAGAATGTGCTGCGGCACAGCGTCGAGGTGGCTTTTCTGGCGCAGGTGATGGCGGATGAACTGGGGCTGGACGGTTCGCTGGCCAAGCGGGCGGGTCTGCTGCACGATATCGGCAAGGCAATGGACCGGGAGATTGAAGGCGGGCATCCGTCGATTGGAGCCAACTACCTGCGTCGGTTTAAGGAATCTCCGATTGTGCTGAATGCCGTTGAGGCGCACCACGGGGATATTCCGGCGGACAATCCTTATACGCCGCTGATTGCGGCGGCGGATGCCATCAGTGCATCCCGGCCCGGTGCCCGCCGGGAAACCCTCGAGCGGTATATCAAACGGCTGGAAAAGCTGGAGGAAATCGCTCGCAGCTTTGAAGGCGTGGAAGGTTGCTATGCGATTCAGGCGGGCCGTGAAGTGCGTGTGATTGTCAATGCAGAGAAGGTCAGCGATGATGCGGCCATGAAGACGGCACGGGACATCGCCAAGAAGATTGAGGAAGAGATGACCTATCCGGGCGAGATTAAAGTGACGCTGCTGCGGGAGGTTCGGTGCATTGAGTACGCCCGATAGCAGGGCTGAGCCGGTCCGGAGCAGAGCGGTTTGCGGAAAGTGAGCGGATTGTGAAGATTAAAGTGCTTTGTATCGGAGATATTGTAGGCCGTCCGGGCCGGCGGATTTTGTCCTCTCAGCTTCCGCTGCTGGTGCGGCAGCATCAGGTCGATGCGGTGATTGCCAATGCGGAGAATGCGGCGGGCGGTTCCGGGCTGACCCCGCAGATTTATGAGAAACTGGGCCGCTACGGGGTGCATCTGATTACGCTGGGGGACCATTGCTATCGAAAGAAAGAGATTTTGCCGATTCTGGAAAGCGGAGGCAATATTGTCCGTCCGGCCAATCTGTCCCCGGCCGCGGCGGGGAAGGATTTTGCCGTCTATCAGACCTCCAAAGGAGTCTGCGTCGGTGTGGTGACGCTGATGGGGCGGATTTTTATGAAACCGGCGGACTGCCCCTATGCCAAGATTGATTCTCTTCTGCCTCGGCTGGCGCAGCAGGCGGAAGTGATTTTTGTGGAAATGCATGCGGAGGCTACCAGCGAAAAGGCGGCGATGGCGTATTATCTGGACGGCAAGGTCAGCTGCGTGTTTGGTACGCA contains:
- the rny gene encoding ribonuclease Y; its protein translation is MEVLMAINTASWIVGILLGGGIGLAVSILVGFTISKIRLKEAEKDIQGRLETARREAETILKEARLDAASEFIRKREEFTNEVAAKEAQIQKQELQLEKMKDALERQQEQIEQRDRQLKNLEKDLQRKIESVDNKNRELSALLVQQKNQLLKISGMTVEEAKNLLLQELEEECEKEMSELISRKVAQAEEQAEEKAKEIINLAIQRYAAEQTCEVSVSMVDIPNDEMKGRIIGREGRNIRAFEKATGVDVIVDDTPGVIVVSGFNPIRREVARLSMERLIQDGRIHPTRIEEIVAQTKKDVHQRVIQLGKEAAEEVDVRGLNNKIIGMLGALHYRTSYGQNVLRHSVEVAFLAQVMADELGLDGSLAKRAGLLHDIGKAMDREIEGGHPSIGANYLRRFKESPIVLNAVEAHHGDIPADNPYTPLIAAADAISASRPGARRETLERYIKRLEKLEEIARSFEGVEGCYAIQAGREVRVIVNAEKVSDDAAMKTARDIAKKIEEEMTYPGEIKVTLLREVRCIEYAR
- a CDS encoding HYExAFE family protein, which gives rise to MESPNVYEAAFEAWLAERKISYRSIPQGRRREPERPKKRFDYLLCPESSVPILAEVKGRTFEGQSLVGRRGLDGWTTRLDLQGLQQWEDMFVRYYPGCRAVFVFVFCLKQPDVDADGLEVFVHNGRRFVFLAVEAGVYRACAIQRSPKWRTVTLKAEDFRRCTVPLEVYLETIWNESGD
- a CDS encoding helix-turn-helix domain-containing protein — protein: MKKKDVLTTGEVAKLCNVAPRTVTKWFDSGQLKGYRIPGSRDRRIPTSELIRFMKAHNMPTDALEKGQMKVLIIDSCPEKSRQFAETLQMKGSFEAICAHNSFDAGLLAEKFKPQIILVNLMSNAVNPQQLCTYVRQHQDLQYTKIIAVASGLNENETAALKKKGFDAVLTNPTDVDQAVKLIQDCCSVLH
- the bioB gene encoding biotin synthase BioB; its protein translation is MNQVIKSHAEYILSGGMLNRQQAYELAQAGQTDFEDLLYWADRIRRHFFGETVHLCSIVPGRLGGCSQDCAFCAQSVHYDTAVDKKPRLLTEEEIVSAAAQAKAGRVNHFGIVTSGRSVPAEELERLERIIRRLRQEFGIRVCAALGILDEEAMRRLAAAGVERYNHNLETSERHFPNIVKTHRYEERVATIRAALKAGLKVCAGGIFGIGETLEDRIDMAMELRALGVDMVPLNFLHPIPGTPLGTMPPLAPREILQIVALYRFLLPQTHLKVAGGRVKNLRDLQSWIFRAGCTSIISGNYLTTAGRAVEEDKQMIIDLGLRPSACC
- a CDS encoding DMT family protein encodes the protein MKTILLLTISNIFMTFAWYGHLKFKDKPILIVILCSWLIAFLEYCFQVPANRIGHGIFTAAQLKTIQEVITLLVFCAFSILYLKEPLKWNYLVGFALIIGAVFFVFKKW
- a CDS encoding YkgJ family cysteine cluster protein, whose protein sequence is MFGEMERIVPVQKKSRKQKISEGADCRDCRGLCCRYFALPIDTPKTWKDYDDIRWYLSHRGVSVFVEKGDWYLQVDNRCKYLDRNHRCRQYPLRPRICRTYHTRNCEKTSSEYGYKLHFLNDEQMIEYMQKRFGADVLERLEKIETDKKKAKKSVRRKGRS
- the hisS gene encoding histidine--tRNA ligase encodes the protein MKIPPVKGTRDFYPPQMAVRNFIVEGWKAASRRSGFEEYDGPIFEYLSMYQIKSGEEIVEQLFSLTDRGGRQLAIRPEMTPTLARMVNQQIHTLPRPIKWFSVPRLCRAERPQKGRLREFFQWNLDIVGADDVLADAEVIFCAVDYLRSTGLTAQDIVVRLSSRRLLAALLEEAGASEEQLAAIYGVLDKKAKVPAEAFEAMLQEAVPSDQTRGRILQVMNSRSLDELEPKTSEGKDAMEELRRLFSLLDLMGIGEYVQFDIGVVRGLAYYTGVVYEIYDRGASLRAICGGGRYDNLLKDFGGPAVSATGMGMGDCVLEILLREKGLLKDENLPTRRLDYYVVFAGEQWASEAVRLAAQIRLAGWACDFSYKGGNLGKQLKQADQSGAERAVILGQEYTAGKLVVKEMKSGRQEEVSTDEFLASLKRM